GGCCTCGCGCTCTTCGTGGGTCATTCCCTCCAACTTGCGGATCTCGCCTTTGATCGTGCGCTGGTGGTGGACGGCCTGGTTCACGTCGCCGGTGCCGGCCTCGCCTTTGGTGCGGATCATCGCTGCGCCTTCTTCGATTCGGCGGAGCGCTTCGCCGAGGTTGCGCGCGCCACAGACGAACGGCGCGGTGAAGTCGCGCTTGTCGATGTGGTAGGCGTCGTCCGCGGGCGTCAGGACTTCGGACTCGTCGATCATATCGACGCCGACGGCCTCGAGAATTTGGGCCTCTTTCGTGTGGCCGATTCGGGATTTGCCCATGACGGGGATCGAGACTTCGTTGACGATCTCCTCGACATCTGCGGGGTCTGCCATTCGGGCGACGCCGCCGCGTTTGCGGATGTCCGCGGGGACGGCCTCGAGAGCCATGACGGCGACCGCGCCGGCATCCTCGGCGATGCGGGCCTGTTCGGGGTTGACGACGTCCATGATGACGCCGCCTTTTTGCATCTGGGCGAAGCCGCGCTTGACGAGGTCCGTTCCACGTCGGAGGTCCTCGAGATCGGTTTCGGT
The Natronolimnobius baerhuensis DNA segment above includes these coding regions:
- the pdxS gene encoding pyridoxal 5'-phosphate synthase lyase subunit PdxS, yielding MTATETDLEDLRRGTDLVKRGFAQMQKGGVIMDVVNPEQARIAEDAGAVAVMALEAVPADIRKRGGVARMADPADVEEIVNEVSIPVMGKSRIGHTKEAQILEAVGVDMIDESEVLTPADDAYHIDKRDFTAPFVCGARNLGEALRRIEEGAAMIRTKGEAGTGDVNQAVHHQRTIKGEIRKLEGMTHEEREAYAREIEAPAELVHETADMGRLPVVNFAAGGIATPADAALMMHHECDGIFVGSGIFGAENPVEMGEAIVEAVNNWDEPETLADIAKNLGKSMKGDANVDLPEEEKMQGRGV